The Lycium barbarum isolate Lr01 chromosome 9, ASM1917538v2, whole genome shotgun sequence genome has a segment encoding these proteins:
- the LOC132612095 gene encoding uncharacterized protein LOC132612095, giving the protein MAKAYTQDEFDELMGKVQKVDMRVAKYLESVGRDKWARVYASVNRGWTMTSNIAECINRHLLAARELPMYDFFEEVRRMFGRWNYNNRRNGTYTFTTLGKKFQEMLSINDCRMFQLDEIPCPHAWAVIKKKNLVADDYCSDLFKPETVVKTYDVAVDPLLNEREWKIPKYILEDVVLPPKYKRPPGRPKKRSDKPLSELLAGKKRHGCSTCGQLGHNRRSCSFEPRRK; this is encoded by the exons ATGGCAAAGGCATACACACAGGATGAATTTGATGAGTTGATGGGGAAGGTTCAAAAGGTAGATATGCGGGTGGCAAAGTATTTGGAATCCGTTGGTAGAGACAAGTGGGCTAGAGTGTATGCATCTGTTAATCGAGGATGGACAATGACTTCTAACATAGCAGAGTGCATTAACCGACATCTTCTAGCAGCTAGAGAACTGCCTATGTATGACTTTTTCGAAGAAGTTAGAAGGATGTTTGGGAGATGGAATTACAATAACCGGAGAAATGGAACATACACGTTCACTACACTCGGTAAAAAGTTTCAGGAGATGTTGTCAATCAACGA TTGTCGTATGTTTCAATTAGATGAAATCCCCTGCCCGCATGCATGGGCTGTCATTAAGAAGAAAAATCTAGTTGCTGATGATTATTGCTCTGATTTATTCAAACCGGAGACCGTGGTGAAGACATATGATGTAGCTGTGGATCCTCTACTCAACGAGCGTGAATGGAAGATTCCCAAATACATCTTGGAGGATGTGGTTTTGCCACCAAAATACAAGAGACCGCCTGGTAGGCCAAAGAAGAGGAGTGATAAGCCTTTAAGTGAATTGCTTGCCGGGAAGAAAAGACATGGTTGCAGTACTTGTGGACAACTTGGACACAACAGACGTTCATGTAGTTTTGAGCCTCGAAGGAAGTGA